In the Eptesicus fuscus isolate TK198812 chromosome 12, DD_ASM_mEF_20220401, whole genome shotgun sequence genome, one interval contains:
- the ATP5F1A gene encoding ATP synthase subunit alpha, mitochondrial isoform X1, producing the protein MLSVRVAAAVARALPRRAGLVSKNALGSSFIATRNLHASNTLLQKTGTAEMSSILEERILGADTSVDLEETGRVLSIGDGIARVHGLRNVQAEEMVEFSSGLKGMSLNLEPDNVGVVVFGNDKLIKEGDIVKRTGAIVDVPVGEELLGRVVDALGNAIDGKGPIGSKIRRRVGLKAPGIIPRISVREPMQTGIKAVDSLVPIGRGQRELIIGDRQTGKTSIAIDTIINQKRFNDGTDEKKKLYCIYVAIGQKRSTVAQLVKRLTDADAMKYTIVVSATASDAAPLQYLAPYSGCSMGEYFRDNGKHALIIYDDLSKQAVAYRQMSLLLRRPPGREAYPGDVFYLHSRLLERAAKMNDSFGGGSLTALPVIETQAGDVSAYIPTNVISITDGQIFLETELFYKGIRPAINVGLSVSRVGSAAQTRAMKQVAGTMKLELAQYREVAAFAQFGSDLDAATQQLLSRGVRLTELLKQGQYSPMAIEEQVAVIYAGVRGYLDKLEPSKITKFESAFLSHVISQHQTLLGNIRTDGKISEQSDAKLKEIVTNFLAGFEA; encoded by the exons ATGCTGTCCGTGCGCGTCGCCGCGGCCGTAGCCCGCGCCCTCCCTCGGCGGGCCGGGCTG GTCTCCAAAAATGCTTTGGGATCATCCTTCATTGCTACAAGGAATCTCCATGCCTCTAACACTCTTCTTCAGAAGACTG GCACTGCCGAGATGTCCTCTATTCTTGAAGAGCGAATTCTTGGAGCTGATACCTCTGTTGACCTTGAAGAGACTGGGCGTGTCTTAAGTATTGGTGATGGTATTGCCAGAGTACATGGGCTGAGGAATGTTCAAGCAGAAGAAATGGTAGAGTTTTCTTCAGGCTTAAAG GGTATGTCTCTGAACTTGGAACCTGACAATGTTGGTGTTGTCGTGTTTGGAAATGATAAACTAATTAAGGAAGGAGATATTGTGAAGCGAACAGGAGCCATTGTGGATGTTCCTGTTGGCGAGGAGCTTTTGGGTCGTGTAGTAGATGCCCTTGGTAATGCCATTGATGGGAAG GGTCCAATTGGTTCCAAGATCCGTAGGCGAGTTGGCCTGAAAGCCCCTGGGATCATTCCTCGAATCTCTGTGCGGGAACCAATGCAGACTGGCATTAAGGCTGTGGATAGCTTGGTGCCCATTGGTCGTGGTCAGCGTGAGCTGATTATTGGTGACCGACAGACTGG caaaacatcaattgCTATTGACACAATCATTAACCAGAAACGTTTCAATGATGGAACGGATGAAAAGAAGAAGCTGTACTGTATCTATGTTGCTATTGGTCAGAAGAGATCCACTGTTGCCCAGTTGGTGAAGAGACTTACAGATGCAG ATGCCATGAAGTACACCATTGTGGTTTCAGCTACCGCTTCTGATGCTGCCCCGCTTCAGTACCTGGCTCCTTATTCTGGCTGTTCTATGGGGGAATATTTCAGGGATAATGGCAAACATGCTTTGATCATCTATGATGACTTATCCAAACAg GCTGTTGCTTATCGTCAGATGTCTTTGCTGCTgcgccgaccccctggtcgtgaGGCCTATCCTGGTGATGTGTTCTACCTACACTCCCgtctgctagagagagcagcCAAAATGAACGATTCTTTTGGTGGTGGCTCCTTGACTGCTTTACCAGTCATAGAAACACAAGCTGGTGATGTGTCTGCTTACATTCCAACGAATGTCATTTCCATCACTGACGGACAG ATCTTCTTGGAAACAGAATTGTTCTACAAAGGTATTCGCCCTGCCATTAACGTTGGTTTGTCTGTGTCCCGTGTTGGATCTGCTGCTCAAACCAGGGCCATGAAGCAG GTGGCAGGTACCATGAAGCTGGAATTGGCTCAGTATCGTGAGGTTGCTGCTTTTGCTCAGTTCGGTTCTGATCTTGATGCTGCCACTCAACAACTCTTGAGTCGTGGTGTACGTCTGACTGAATTGCTGAAGCAAGGACAGTATT CTCCCATGGCTATTGAAGAGCAAGTGGCTGTTATTTATGCCGGTGTAAGAGGGTATCTTGATAAATTGGAGCCCAGCAAGATCACAAAGTTTGAGAGTGCTTTCTTGTCTCATGTTATCAGCCAACACCAAACCCTGTTGGGCAATATCAG GACTGACGGAAAGATCTCAGAACAGTCAGATGCAAAGCTGAAAGAAATTGTAACAAACTTCTTGGCTGGATTTGAAGCTTAA
- the ATP5F1A gene encoding ATP synthase subunit alpha, mitochondrial isoform X2 — protein MSSILEERILGADTSVDLEETGRVLSIGDGIARVHGLRNVQAEEMVEFSSGLKGMSLNLEPDNVGVVVFGNDKLIKEGDIVKRTGAIVDVPVGEELLGRVVDALGNAIDGKGPIGSKIRRRVGLKAPGIIPRISVREPMQTGIKAVDSLVPIGRGQRELIIGDRQTGKTSIAIDTIINQKRFNDGTDEKKKLYCIYVAIGQKRSTVAQLVKRLTDADAMKYTIVVSATASDAAPLQYLAPYSGCSMGEYFRDNGKHALIIYDDLSKQAVAYRQMSLLLRRPPGREAYPGDVFYLHSRLLERAAKMNDSFGGGSLTALPVIETQAGDVSAYIPTNVISITDGQIFLETELFYKGIRPAINVGLSVSRVGSAAQTRAMKQVAGTMKLELAQYREVAAFAQFGSDLDAATQQLLSRGVRLTELLKQGQYSPMAIEEQVAVIYAGVRGYLDKLEPSKITKFESAFLSHVISQHQTLLGNIRTDGKISEQSDAKLKEIVTNFLAGFEA, from the exons ATGTCCTCTATTCTTGAAGAGCGAATTCTTGGAGCTGATACCTCTGTTGACCTTGAAGAGACTGGGCGTGTCTTAAGTATTGGTGATGGTATTGCCAGAGTACATGGGCTGAGGAATGTTCAAGCAGAAGAAATGGTAGAGTTTTCTTCAGGCTTAAAG GGTATGTCTCTGAACTTGGAACCTGACAATGTTGGTGTTGTCGTGTTTGGAAATGATAAACTAATTAAGGAAGGAGATATTGTGAAGCGAACAGGAGCCATTGTGGATGTTCCTGTTGGCGAGGAGCTTTTGGGTCGTGTAGTAGATGCCCTTGGTAATGCCATTGATGGGAAG GGTCCAATTGGTTCCAAGATCCGTAGGCGAGTTGGCCTGAAAGCCCCTGGGATCATTCCTCGAATCTCTGTGCGGGAACCAATGCAGACTGGCATTAAGGCTGTGGATAGCTTGGTGCCCATTGGTCGTGGTCAGCGTGAGCTGATTATTGGTGACCGACAGACTGG caaaacatcaattgCTATTGACACAATCATTAACCAGAAACGTTTCAATGATGGAACGGATGAAAAGAAGAAGCTGTACTGTATCTATGTTGCTATTGGTCAGAAGAGATCCACTGTTGCCCAGTTGGTGAAGAGACTTACAGATGCAG ATGCCATGAAGTACACCATTGTGGTTTCAGCTACCGCTTCTGATGCTGCCCCGCTTCAGTACCTGGCTCCTTATTCTGGCTGTTCTATGGGGGAATATTTCAGGGATAATGGCAAACATGCTTTGATCATCTATGATGACTTATCCAAACAg GCTGTTGCTTATCGTCAGATGTCTTTGCTGCTgcgccgaccccctggtcgtgaGGCCTATCCTGGTGATGTGTTCTACCTACACTCCCgtctgctagagagagcagcCAAAATGAACGATTCTTTTGGTGGTGGCTCCTTGACTGCTTTACCAGTCATAGAAACACAAGCTGGTGATGTGTCTGCTTACATTCCAACGAATGTCATTTCCATCACTGACGGACAG ATCTTCTTGGAAACAGAATTGTTCTACAAAGGTATTCGCCCTGCCATTAACGTTGGTTTGTCTGTGTCCCGTGTTGGATCTGCTGCTCAAACCAGGGCCATGAAGCAG GTGGCAGGTACCATGAAGCTGGAATTGGCTCAGTATCGTGAGGTTGCTGCTTTTGCTCAGTTCGGTTCTGATCTTGATGCTGCCACTCAACAACTCTTGAGTCGTGGTGTACGTCTGACTGAATTGCTGAAGCAAGGACAGTATT CTCCCATGGCTATTGAAGAGCAAGTGGCTGTTATTTATGCCGGTGTAAGAGGGTATCTTGATAAATTGGAGCCCAGCAAGATCACAAAGTTTGAGAGTGCTTTCTTGTCTCATGTTATCAGCCAACACCAAACCCTGTTGGGCAATATCAG GACTGACGGAAAGATCTCAGAACAGTCAGATGCAAAGCTGAAAGAAATTGTAACAAACTTCTTGGCTGGATTTGAAGCTTAA
- the HAUS1 gene encoding HAUS augmin-like complex subunit 1, with the protein MEAPGEKEAQVAAWLKKIFGDHPIPQYEVNARTTEILHHLSERNRVRDRDGHLVIEDLKQKASEYESEAKHLQDLLMESVNFSPASLSSTGSRYLNALVDSAVALEVKDTSVSSFLSTVNDLTSDLFHTKSKNEELKLELVKLEKKLTASLVLEKCLREDLKKTELQLSTERAKVNNRLQNMDFLKAKSEESRFGIRALEEKLSARGMEASLSHQSLVELSEKLEELKQQTIPLKKKLESYLDLMPDPSLAQVKIEEAKLELATIEAELTKEVEMMEL; encoded by the exons ATGGAAGCGCCTGGGGAGAAAGAGGCGCAG GTTGCTGCGTGGTTGAAAAAGATATTTGGAGATCATCCTATTCCACAATATGAGGTCAATGCCCGGACCACAGAGATCTTACATCACCTTTCAGAACGCAACAGGGTCCGGGACAGGGATGGCCACCTGGTAATAGAGGACTTGAAACAGAAAGCAAGTGAATATGAATCAGAAG cCAAGCATCTTCAAGACCTTCTCATGGAGAGTGTGAATTTCTCCCCTGCCAGTCTCTCCAGCACTGGTTCTAGGTATCTGAACGCTTTGGTTGACAGTGCAGTGGCCCTTGAAGTAAAGGATACCTCAGTATCTAG ttttctctctACAGTGAATGATTTGACCTCTGATCTTTTTCATACCAAATCCAAAAATGAAGAACTCAAGCTTGAATTggtaaaacttgaaaaaaaattaactgcaaGTTTAGTATTAGAAAAATGTCTGCGAGA ggaTCTCAAGAAGACAGAGTTGCAGCTGTCTACAGAAAGGGCCAAAGTTAACAATCGTCTTCAGAACATGGACTTCCTAAAAGCAAAGTCAGAGGAGTCCAGATTTGGAATCAGAGCTTTAGAG GAGAAACTATCGGCCAGAGGCATGGAGGCTTCTCTGTCTCATCAGTCACTAGTAGAACTTTCAGAG AAACTGGAAGAACTAAAACAACAGACTATACCTTTGAAGAAAAAATTGGAGTCCTATTTAGATTTAATGCCG GATCCATCTCTTGCTCAGGTGAAAATTGAAGAAGCAAAGCTAGAATTA gCTACCATTGAAGCTGAACTCACAAAGGAAGTAGAAATGATGGAACTGTGA